The Flaviramulus sp. BrNp1-15 genome has a window encoding:
- a CDS encoding 5-formyltetrahydrofolate cyclo-ligase: MTKSELRKKYKVLRNDLSENQIDELSLAIANQLLKLSIWEYSFYHLFLSIEEKKEVNTDYILNILSGKDKNVLISKSDFKTGEMIHFLLTDNTVIKKNSYDIPEPIDGIGISNNKVDVVFIPLLAFDKMGNRVGYGKGFYDRFLAKCEPETIKIGLSFFEVETEITDVFENDVKLDFCVTPNLIYTF; encoded by the coding sequence ATGACTAAATCTGAATTGCGAAAAAAATACAAAGTACTTCGTAATGATTTGTCTGAGAACCAAATTGATGAGCTTAGTTTAGCGATTGCTAATCAACTTTTAAAACTCTCTATTTGGGAATATTCTTTTTACCATTTATTTCTTTCTATTGAAGAAAAAAAAGAAGTTAATACCGATTATATTCTGAATATTTTATCGGGTAAAGATAAAAACGTATTAATTTCTAAAAGTGATTTTAAAACTGGTGAAATGATACATTTTCTATTAACAGATAATACTGTGATTAAAAAAAATAGTTATGATATACCTGAGCCTATTGATGGAATTGGGATTTCTAACAATAAGGTTGACGTCGTCTTTATTCCGCTTTTAGCATTTGATAAAATGGGAAATCGAGTAGGTTACGGCAAAGGGTTTTACGACCGCTTTTTAGCAAAATGTGAACCCGAAACTATAAAAATAGGTTTGTCTTTTTTTGAAGTTGAAACTGAAATCACTGATGTTTTTGAAAACGATGTTAAGCTAGATTTTTGTGTAACACCAAATCTGATTTACACCTTTTAA
- a CDS encoding succinylglutamate desuccinylase/aspartoacylase family protein, giving the protein MQDIKSDILTILGEQIKPGESKEVNFDVANLHTSSAVNVPVIIERSKKPGPTVLFTAGIHGDEVNGVEIIRQLIAKGINKPKIGTIICMPVINIFGFINLKREFPDGRDLNRVFPGSPGGSLAGRVAHKLVNEVVPHADLIIDFHTGGSGRFNAPQLRFSKDNKELNDLAKAFGAPFVLYSKNLSKSFRTTCYKLGKPLLLFEGGKSFHIDDVVTNSGVNGSKRVLKHLGMLKTVFKSSKPKKECIFINDSKWQRAKYSGMFKASTAIGLHVKKEDIIGNITDPYGKFNYFVRASNTGYIININESPIVYQGDALFHITTKLKR; this is encoded by the coding sequence ATGCAAGACATAAAAAGTGATATATTAACCATTTTAGGTGAGCAAATAAAACCTGGAGAAAGTAAAGAAGTAAATTTTGATGTTGCTAATTTACACACTTCATCAGCGGTTAATGTTCCTGTAATTATTGAGCGATCAAAAAAACCTGGTCCAACCGTTTTGTTTACTGCTGGCATTCATGGAGATGAAGTTAACGGTGTTGAAATTATACGACAACTTATAGCAAAAGGCATTAACAAACCAAAAATTGGAACCATAATCTGCATGCCTGTTATCAATATTTTCGGGTTTATTAATCTAAAACGTGAATTCCCTGATGGACGAGATTTAAATCGTGTTTTTCCTGGAAGCCCTGGAGGCTCTTTAGCTGGAAGAGTTGCACACAAACTTGTAAACGAAGTGGTTCCGCACGCCGATTTAATTATCGATTTTCATACGGGTGGCTCAGGTAGGTTTAATGCTCCACAACTAAGATTTTCAAAAGATAACAAAGAACTTAACGATTTAGCAAAAGCCTTTGGAGCGCCTTTTGTTTTATATTCTAAAAACTTGTCAAAATCATTCAGAACCACATGTTATAAATTAGGAAAACCACTTTTACTTTTTGAAGGCGGAAAATCTTTTCATATAGACGATGTTGTAACAAATTCTGGAGTAAACGGTTCCAAACGTGTTTTAAAACATTTAGGTATGTTAAAGACTGTTTTTAAATCGTCTAAACCTAAAAAAGAATGCATTTTTATTAACGATAGCAAATGGCAACGTGCTAAATATTCTGGTATGTTTAAAGCTTCAACCGCTATAGGTTTACATGTAAAAAAAGAAGATATCATAGGTAACATTACCGATCCTTACGGTAAATTTAATTATTTTGTTAGAGCTTCAAATACTGGCTACATTATTAACATAAATGAATCTCCAATTGTATATCAAGGAGACGCTTTATTTCATATAACTACAAAACTTAAGCGTTAA
- the rimK gene encoding 30S ribosomal protein S6--L-glutamate ligase yields the protein MNIVILSRNPQLYSTDRMVEEGEKRGHKIEVIDPLKCDIIIEKQKPTIYYKDRYLDYVDAIIPRIGTSVTFFGCAVVRQFEMMGVFTTVTSDAIIRSRDKLRSFQRLSKAGIGMPKTVFTNYSRDVEKVLSHVGGAPVIIKLLEGTQGLGVVLAETKNAAESVLEAFNGLQARALVQEYIAEAKGADLRALVVDGHVVGAMKRQGKEGEFRSNLHRGGSAEIVKLNHDELKVAMNAARALKLPVCGVDMLQSERGPLLLEVNSTPGLEGIEGATGRNIAKSIITFIERNRT from the coding sequence ATGAACATAGTTATTCTATCTAGAAATCCTCAGTTATACTCTACCGATCGCATGGTTGAAGAAGGTGAAAAAAGAGGTCATAAAATTGAGGTTATAGATCCTTTAAAGTGTGATATTATTATTGAAAAACAAAAACCAACTATTTATTACAAAGATCGTTATTTAGATTATGTAGATGCTATTATACCTAGAATTGGAACATCAGTTACTTTTTTTGGGTGCGCTGTGGTACGACAGTTTGAAATGATGGGCGTTTTTACAACCGTTACCTCTGATGCGATTATACGCTCCAGGGATAAATTACGTAGTTTTCAAAGACTTTCAAAAGCTGGAATTGGCATGCCTAAAACGGTATTTACTAACTACTCCCGTGATGTTGAAAAGGTATTATCTCACGTAGGTGGTGCTCCTGTAATCATCAAGCTTTTAGAAGGCACTCAAGGTTTGGGTGTGGTTTTAGCTGAAACAAAAAATGCAGCAGAATCGGTTTTAGAAGCTTTTAACGGCTTGCAAGCTCGTGCTTTAGTACAAGAATATATTGCCGAAGCCAAAGGAGCCGATTTACGTGCTTTAGTGGTAGATGGACATGTTGTTGGCGCCATGAAAAGACAAGGAAAAGAAGGCGAATTTCGATCTAATTTACACAGAGGTGGTTCAGCAGAAATTGTAAAACTTAATCACGACGAATTAAAAGTGGCTATGAATGCTGCTCGTGCATTAAAACTACCCGTTTGTGGTGTAGATATGTTACAATCTGAAAGAGGACCATTACTTTTAGAAGTGAATTCAACACCAGGATTAGAAGGAATTGAAGGTGCAACTGGTAGAAATATAGCTAAAAGTATTATTACTTTTATTGAACGTAATAGAACATAA
- a CDS encoding RimK/LysX family protein: protein MSKKIVGRVDKIDFPKLGLFNIDVKIDTGAYTSAIHCSEIIEENNSLRCIFNSDEHQNFGKTEIIFNNFSRTNVKSSNGFKENRYKIKSEVIFFGKTYKINLTLSTRDDMKFPVLIGRQFLKQKFIVDVDLENVSYNKTYNEHSYSI from the coding sequence ATGAGTAAAAAAATAGTTGGTAGAGTTGATAAAATTGACTTCCCAAAACTAGGATTATTTAATATAGATGTAAAAATAGATACAGGTGCTTACACCTCTGCTATCCACTGCTCTGAAATTATAGAAGAGAACAACAGTTTACGATGTATTTTTAATAGTGACGAACATCAAAACTTTGGCAAAACAGAAATTATATTTAATAATTTTTCGCGTACTAATGTAAAAAGTAGCAACGGATTTAAGGAAAACCGCTATAAAATTAAATCTGAAGTTATATTTTTTGGAAAAACATATAAGATTAACTTAACTTTAAGCACTAGAGACGATATGAAATTTCCTGTTTTAATTGGCAGGCAGTTTTTAAAACAAAAATTTATAGTAGATGTAGATTTAGAAAACGTCTCTTATAATAAAACATACAATGAACATAGTTATTCTATCTAG
- the uvrC gene encoding excinuclease ABC subunit UvrC, which produces MDTPNLEIQLKTLPNQPGVYQYYDKEGAIIYVGKAKNLKKRVSSYFTKNHDNGKTRVLVKKIADIKHIVVDTETDALLLENNLIKKYQPRYNVMLKDDKSYPWICIKKERFPRVFSTRRVFKDGSEYFGPYTSVKTVHTLLDLIRGLYSLRTCNYDLAQDKIEAGKYKVCLEYHLGNCKGACEGLETEEEYNENLKSIKEILKGNFKDSLNQFKNQMHDYAKNMHFEEAQKIKEKIEILENYQAKSTIVNPKISNVDVFSIISDESYGYINFLQLSYGSIIRSHTLEIKKKLDETDKELLELAITEIRQRFNSNSKEIYVPFKVDLGENVKVTVPKLGDKKHILDLSLRNAKYFRMERFKQIKIVDPDRHVKRIMAQMKADLRLSEEPRHIECFDNSNIQGTHPVAACVVFKNGKPSKKDYRHFNIKTVEGPDDFASMEEVVYRRYKRLVEEEQPLPQLIIIDGGKGQLSSALKSLDALNLRGKIAIIGIAKRLEELFYPNDQIPLYLDKKSETLKIIQQLRNEAHRFGIEHHRNKRSKSALNTELETINGVGEKTVVELLKHFKSAKRVANAKLDELEEVVGASRAEKVYNYYHGK; this is translated from the coding sequence ATGGATACCCCTAATTTAGAGATACAATTAAAAACCTTACCAAACCAACCCGGAGTTTATCAATACTACGATAAAGAAGGTGCTATTATTTACGTTGGAAAAGCAAAAAATTTAAAAAAAAGGGTAAGCTCTTATTTTACCAAAAACCACGACAATGGTAAAACACGCGTGCTTGTAAAAAAAATAGCAGATATAAAGCATATAGTTGTAGATACTGAAACCGATGCGCTTTTACTGGAAAATAACTTAATTAAAAAATATCAACCACGTTACAACGTCATGTTGAAAGACGACAAATCTTATCCATGGATTTGTATTAAAAAAGAACGTTTCCCTAGAGTGTTTTCTACAAGACGTGTTTTTAAAGATGGTAGCGAATATTTTGGTCCATATACAAGTGTAAAAACCGTTCATACTTTATTAGATTTAATAAGAGGTTTATACAGTTTACGAACCTGTAATTACGATTTAGCTCAAGACAAAATAGAGGCTGGAAAATATAAAGTGTGTTTAGAATATCACTTAGGCAACTGTAAAGGTGCATGCGAAGGTTTAGAAACTGAAGAAGAGTATAATGAGAACCTAAAATCTATTAAGGAAATTCTAAAAGGGAACTTTAAAGATTCACTCAATCAATTTAAAAATCAAATGCATGATTATGCAAAAAACATGCATTTTGAAGAGGCTCAAAAAATTAAAGAGAAGATTGAAATTTTAGAAAACTATCAAGCAAAATCTACTATAGTAAATCCCAAAATAAGTAATGTTGATGTGTTTTCTATTATAAGTGATGAAAGTTATGGTTACATTAATTTTTTACAATTATCGTACGGTTCTATCATCCGTTCGCATACCTTAGAGATAAAAAAGAAATTGGATGAAACCGATAAAGAGTTACTGGAATTAGCTATTACAGAAATCAGGCAGCGATTTAACTCAAATTCAAAAGAAATTTATGTGCCTTTTAAAGTTGATTTAGGAGAAAATGTAAAAGTAACAGTGCCAAAACTGGGCGACAAAAAACATATTTTAGATTTATCCCTTAGAAATGCAAAGTATTTTAGAATGGAGCGTTTTAAACAAATTAAAATTGTTGATCCAGATAGGCATGTAAAGCGAATTATGGCGCAAATGAAAGCCGATTTACGTCTTTCGGAAGAGCCGCGACATATTGAGTGTTTCGATAATTCCAACATTCAAGGCACACATCCTGTAGCAGCTTGTGTGGTTTTTAAAAATGGTAAACCAAGCAAAAAAGATTATCGCCATTTTAATATAAAAACGGTTGAAGGTCCAGATGATTTTGCTTCTATGGAAGAAGTCGTATATCGACGCTACAAACGTTTGGTTGAAGAAGAACAACCCTTACCACAACTCATTATTATTGATGGAGGAAAAGGACAATTATCCTCAGCATTAAAAAGTTTAGATGCGCTTAATTTAAGAGGAAAAATAGCCATTATAGGAATTGCTAAACGTTTAGAAGAATTATTCTATCCAAATGATCAAATTCCCTTATATTTAGATAAGAAAAGTGAGACGCTTAAAATTATACAGCAATTACGTAACGAAGCACACCGTTTTGGTATAGAGCATCATAGGAATAAACGTAGTAAAAGTGCATTAAATACAGAGTTAGAAACTATAAATGGTGTTGGCGAGAAAACAGTAGTTGAGTTGTTAAAACATTTTAAATCGGCTAAACGAGTTGCCAATGCGAAGTTAGATGAACTGGAAGAAGTAGTTGGTGCTTCAAGAGCGGAAAAAGTTTATAATTATTATCATGGGAAGTAA
- a CDS encoding patatin-like phospholipase family protein: MKLKPIILTLCLLVSLSAKAQNDSLVKKEPKVGLVLSGGGAKGLAHIGVLKVMDSLGVKVDYVAGTSMGAIIGALYASGYSGKQLDSIFQEVDFDIIITDDLPRASTAFDERANMEKYAVKLPFDGFKIKLPSALSRGHNTYSLLLKLTLHVNEIQNFNELPIPFFCIATNIETGKPVILDKGNLTQSIMASGALPSLFQPVIINDDVLIDGGVVNNYPVDELRAKGMDIIIGVDVQDALATREELTSAPDVLLQINNFRTINDMKTKVKKTDVYIKPNIKPFSVVSFDEGTKIIEAGEFAALSKLNIFRELVSEQDYKKPNLRPKHQDSLVINNIEFKGNEKYTRAYILGKLKLKSEEKISYTDFIKGINNLSATNNFTAFEYELKNTKNKEGYDFKANLKESQVNTFLKLGIHYDDLYKSAALVNLTKKQLLFSNDVTSLDIILGDNVRYNFEYLIDKGFYWSVGLRSRYNQFNKNISAQLLLDDNQISATGLNKIDVKLADQTNQFYLQTLFRRDFAVSIGAEHKRLEIHSETISGNNQDDDFLFENTDYISLFGSIRLDTYDDKYFPSKGVYFNGDIHTYVYASSFVEDFKNFSIVKADLGYAFSLTDKLSVNLQTQGGFKLGDNTTRTLDFALGGYGNNLINNFIPFIGYDFISLTGNSFVKAAFVADFEVFKNNHITTEANWANIKDNLFDSGEWFTLPDYRGYALGYGIDTFLGPVQVKFSYSPEQKESTWFFNIGFWF, translated from the coding sequence TTGAAACTAAAACCAATTATATTAACCCTATGCTTACTCGTTTCTCTTTCTGCGAAAGCGCAAAATGACTCGCTTGTAAAAAAAGAGCCTAAAGTTGGTTTGGTATTAAGTGGCGGTGGCGCAAAAGGTTTAGCGCATATAGGTGTTTTAAAAGTTATGGATAGTTTAGGCGTAAAAGTAGATTACGTTGCAGGAACGAGCATGGGTGCTATAATTGGGGCGCTGTATGCTTCTGGGTATTCAGGCAAACAATTGGATTCCATTTTTCAAGAGGTAGATTTTGATATTATCATAACCGACGATTTGCCCAGAGCTTCCACAGCTTTTGATGAGCGTGCTAACATGGAAAAATATGCTGTAAAACTTCCTTTTGATGGTTTTAAAATCAAGTTGCCATCGGCACTTTCCAGAGGGCATAACACTTACAGTTTACTATTAAAATTAACACTGCATGTAAACGAGATTCAAAATTTTAACGAGTTACCCATTCCGTTTTTCTGTATAGCGACAAATATTGAAACCGGGAAACCTGTTATTTTAGATAAAGGCAATTTAACGCAATCTATTATGGCAAGTGGTGCGTTGCCATCGTTATTTCAGCCGGTAATTATAAACGACGATGTTTTAATTGATGGTGGTGTGGTAAATAATTATCCGGTAGACGAGTTACGAGCCAAGGGTATGGATATCATTATAGGTGTTGATGTACAAGACGCATTAGCAACGCGAGAGGAATTAACATCGGCGCCAGATGTTTTACTTCAAATTAATAACTTCCGCACTATTAACGATATGAAAACAAAAGTTAAAAAAACGGATGTTTACATAAAACCAAATATTAAACCATTTAGCGTGGTTTCTTTTGATGAAGGCACCAAAATTATTGAAGCTGGCGAGTTTGCTGCTTTGTCTAAACTTAATATTTTTAGAGAATTAGTGTCTGAACAAGATTACAAAAAGCCAAATTTAAGACCTAAACATCAAGATAGTTTAGTTATAAATAATATAGAATTTAAAGGAAACGAAAAGTATACAAGAGCTTATATTTTAGGAAAACTTAAGTTAAAAAGTGAAGAAAAAATCAGCTACACAGATTTTATAAAAGGAATTAACAACTTATCGGCTACAAACAACTTTACCGCTTTTGAGTACGAACTAAAAAACACCAAAAACAAAGAAGGTTACGATTTTAAAGCTAATTTAAAAGAATCTCAAGTCAATACATTTTTAAAATTAGGAATCCATTATGACGATTTATACAAAAGTGCGGCTCTTGTGAACCTTACAAAAAAACAATTGTTGTTTAGTAATGACGTGACTTCTTTGGATATTATTCTGGGAGATAACGTAAGATATAATTTTGAATATTTAATAGACAAAGGGTTTTATTGGAGTGTAGGATTGCGGTCTAGGTATAATCAATTTAACAAAAATATTAGTGCTCAGTTATTGTTAGACGATAATCAAATAAGTGCTACAGGATTAAATAAAATTGATGTAAAATTAGCTGATCAAACCAATCAGTTTTATTTACAAACCTTATTTAGACGTGATTTTGCAGTTAGTATTGGTGCAGAACATAAACGGTTGGAAATACATTCTGAAACAATATCTGGAAATAATCAAGATGATGACTTTTTGTTTGAAAACACAGATTATATAAGCCTTTTTGGAAGCATAAGATTAGATACTTATGATGATAAATATTTTCCTAGTAAAGGTGTTTATTTTAATGGAGATATACATACCTATGTATATGCTTCTAGTTTTGTGGAGGATTTTAAGAATTTTTCAATTGTAAAAGCAGATTTAGGCTATGCTTTTAGTCTTACGGATAAATTATCAGTTAACCTGCAAACACAAGGAGGTTTTAAATTAGGAGATAATACAACCAGAACTTTAGATTTTGCTTTGGGCGGTTATGGTAATAATCTCATTAATAATTTTATTCCTTTTATTGGATACGATTTTATTTCGCTTACTGGTAATAGTTTTGTTAAAGCAGCTTTTGTTGCAGATTTTGAGGTTTTTAAAAACAATCATATTACTACAGAGGCTAATTGGGCAAACATTAAAGATAATCTTTTTGATTCTGGAGAATGGTTTACACTACCAGATTACAGAGGCTATGCATTAGGTTATGGAATTGATACGTTTTTAGGTCCTGTTCAAGTTAAATTCAGTTATTCTCCAGAGCAAAAAGAAAGTACTTGGTTTTTTAATATTGGATTTTGGTTTTAA
- a CDS encoding homogentisate 1,2-dioxygenase: MPFYHKLGSIPPKRHTQFRKPDGTLYSEQLFGTIGFDGMSTNSYHEQRPTQVKAIKKQYSVAPKIAKANNIKSYRFRGFQVKPENDYLESRKTVLINSDCAIQLSAPTQSTKDYFYKNTDADELIFIHKGTGKLRTMLGNLDFKYGDYLLVPRGIIYKIDFDTKDNRLFIVESRRPIYTPKRYRNWFGQLLEHSPFCERDIRRPEELETHNESGDFLIKVKKQDEIIEMVYASHPFDVVGYDGYNYPYAFSIHDFEPITGRIHQPPPVHQTFETDAFVVCSFVPRLYDYHPQSIPAPYNHSNIDSDEVLYYVDGDFMSRNDIDAGHISLHPAGIPHGPHPGATERSIGQTKTDELAVMVDTFKPLMVTEEAMKIADEDYHKSWLEH, translated from the coding sequence ATGCCATTTTACCATAAATTAGGAAGTATTCCACCAAAACGCCACACACAGTTTAGAAAACCAGATGGCACACTTTATTCAGAACAATTATTTGGCACAATTGGTTTCGATGGTATGTCAACAAACTCATATCACGAGCAAAGACCAACGCAAGTAAAAGCAATAAAAAAACAATATAGTGTTGCACCTAAAATTGCAAAAGCAAATAATATAAAATCGTATCGTTTTAGAGGGTTTCAAGTCAAACCAGAAAACGATTATTTAGAAAGTAGAAAAACAGTACTTATAAATAGTGATTGTGCCATTCAATTGTCAGCACCAACACAATCAACCAAAGACTACTTTTATAAAAATACAGATGCCGACGAGTTAATATTCATTCATAAAGGCACAGGGAAATTGCGCACCATGTTAGGTAATCTCGACTTTAAATACGGAGATTATTTATTGGTGCCAAGAGGGATTATTTATAAAATAGATTTCGATACAAAAGATAATCGATTATTTATTGTAGAATCTCGCAGACCAATTTACACTCCAAAACGCTACAGAAACTGGTTTGGGCAGTTATTGGAACATTCACCTTTTTGCGAACGCGATATTCGCCGACCAGAAGAACTAGAAACCCATAACGAATCTGGCGATTTTCTTATAAAAGTAAAAAAACAAGACGAAATTATAGAAATGGTTTACGCTTCGCATCCTTTTGATGTTGTAGGTTATGATGGTTATAACTATCCATATGCATTTTCAATTCACGATTTCGAACCCATTACAGGGCGCATTCATCAACCGCCACCAGTACATCAAACATTTGAAACAGATGCTTTTGTAGTGTGTAGTTTCGTTCCGCGTCTTTACGATTACCATCCACAAAGTATTCCTGCACCATATAATCACAGTAATATAGATAGCGATGAGGTGTTGTACTATGTTGATGGCGATTTTATGAGTAGGAATGATATCGATGCAGGACACATATCGTTGCATCCAGCGGGAATTCCTCATGGTCCGCATCCAGGAGCAACAGAACGCAGTATTGGGCAAACAAAAACCGATGAGTTAGCAGTAATGGTCGATACATTTAAACCATTAATGGTTACAGAAGAAGCAATGAAAATCGCCGATGAAGATTATCATAAATCTTGGTTAGAACATTAA
- the hppD gene encoding 4-hydroxyphenylpyruvate dioxygenase: MSKEIKSVNYGLEKIFEGAQDFLPLMGTDYVEFYVGNAKQAAHFYKTAFGFQSLAYKGLETGSKDSASYVLVQDKIRLVLTTPLNSKSPINEHIVKHGDGVKVVALWVEDAKSAFEETTKRGAKPYMEPTIEKDEFGETVRSGIYTYGETVHMFVERKNYKGAFLPGFMEWKSDYNPEPTGLKYIDHMVGNVGWGEMNTWVKWYEDVMGFENFLSFDDTQIHTEYSALMSKVMSNGNGRVKFPINEPAEGKKRSQIEEYLDFYEGSGVQHIAVATDDIIKTVSALRSRGVEFLSHPPEAYYEAVPGRLEEYSHELRENIETLKTLGIMIDADEEGYLLQIFTKPVEDRPTLFFEIIQRMGARGFGAGNFKALFESIEREQQKRGTL, translated from the coding sequence ATGAGTAAAGAAATAAAATCAGTAAACTACGGTTTAGAAAAAATATTTGAAGGCGCGCAAGATTTCTTGCCACTTATGGGAACAGACTATGTAGAATTTTATGTAGGTAATGCAAAACAGGCAGCACATTTTTATAAAACAGCATTTGGTTTTCAGTCTTTAGCATATAAAGGTTTAGAAACTGGATCAAAAGATTCAGCAAGCTATGTTTTGGTACAAGATAAAATCCGTTTAGTACTTACTACTCCGTTAAACAGTAAGTCTCCAATAAATGAACATATCGTAAAACATGGCGATGGTGTAAAAGTAGTAGCACTTTGGGTAGAAGATGCAAAAAGCGCATTTGAAGAAACTACCAAAAGAGGCGCAAAACCATATATGGAGCCAACAATAGAGAAAGACGAATTTGGAGAAACTGTACGTTCAGGAATCTATACTTATGGAGAAACAGTGCATATGTTTGTGGAACGTAAAAATTATAAAGGTGCTTTTCTACCTGGATTTATGGAGTGGAAATCAGATTACAATCCAGAACCAACAGGTTTAAAATATATAGACCATATGGTTGGTAATGTAGGCTGGGGAGAAATGAATACTTGGGTTAAGTGGTATGAAGATGTTATGGGGTTTGAAAATTTCCTGTCGTTTGACGACACTCAAATTCATACAGAATATTCAGCTTTAATGAGTAAGGTGATGAGTAATGGAAACGGACGTGTAAAATTCCCAATAAACGAACCAGCCGAAGGTAAAAAACGCTCTCAAATAGAAGAATATTTAGATTTTTATGAAGGCTCGGGCGTGCAGCATATTGCAGTAGCAACAGATGATATTATTAAAACAGTAAGCGCACTAAGGTCTAGAGGCGTGGAGTTTTTATCACATCCGCCAGAAGCTTATTATGAGGCAGTTCCTGGTAGATTAGAAGAATATAGTCATGAATTAAGAGAAAATATTGAAACCTTAAAAACACTCGGTATTATGATTGATGCTGATGAAGAAGGTTATTTACTTCAAATTTTCACAAAACCAGTTGAAGATAGACCTACATTATTCTTTGAAATCATTCAACGTATGGGAGCACGTGGCTTTGGAGCTGGAAACTTTAAAGCCTTATTTGAGTCCATAGAAAGAGAACAACAAAAACGGGGCACGTTATAA
- a CDS encoding DUF3108 domain-containing protein, translating to MKKLLLIIYTIAIMPIANSQQESAFGSGEWFKFKMSYSNWLKAGNATLTVKDSKLGDKDVYHVVGKGWTTGMIKWFFKVKDRYESYFDKETITPYKFIRNIDEGGHTKDIEIDFDHKNQKAHVNDKKHNIKKIIATKPNIQDMVSTYYYLRNNIDVSKLKIGDEIKTDMFFDEENYGFKLKYLGEETIETDFGTIEALKFRPYVMAGRVFKEEESLTLWVSKDKNKVPLRIKADLAVGSLRADLEAFKGLKHPFKIVVNN from the coding sequence ATGAAAAAATTACTACTTATAATATATACAATAGCAATTATGCCAATAGCAAATTCGCAACAAGAATCAGCCTTTGGAAGTGGCGAATGGTTTAAATTTAAAATGAGTTATAGTAATTGGCTAAAAGCTGGTAATGCTACACTTACTGTAAAAGATTCTAAATTAGGAGATAAAGATGTGTATCATGTAGTTGGAAAAGGGTGGACTACCGGAATGATAAAATGGTTTTTTAAAGTAAAGGATAGATATGAAAGCTATTTTGATAAAGAAACCATCACACCTTACAAATTCATAAGAAATATTGATGAAGGTGGTCATACTAAAGATATAGAAATAGATTTTGATCATAAAAATCAAAAAGCCCATGTTAACGACAAAAAACATAATATCAAAAAAATAATTGCTACAAAGCCTAACATTCAAGACATGGTATCTACTTACTACTATTTACGTAATAATATAGATGTAAGCAAGTTGAAAATTGGTGATGAAATTAAAACAGATATGTTTTTTGATGAAGAAAACTATGGGTTTAAATTAAAATATTTAGGAGAAGAAACCATTGAAACAGATTTTGGCACTATAGAAGCTTTAAAATTCAGACCATATGTAATGGCAGGTCGTGTTTTTAAAGAAGAAGAAAGTTTAACCCTGTGGGTGTCAAAAGACAAAAATAAAGTACCTTTACGCATCAAAGCAGATTTGGCTGTAGGATCGCTTAGAGCAGACTTAGAAGCTTTTAAGGGTTTAAAACATCCGTTTAAAATAGTTGTTAATAATTAA